In Suricata suricatta isolate VVHF042 chromosome 14, meerkat_22Aug2017_6uvM2_HiC, whole genome shotgun sequence, one DNA window encodes the following:
- the THAP7 gene encoding THAP domain-containing protein 7, with the protein MPRHCSAAGCCTRDTRETRNRGISFHRLPKKDNPRRGLWLANCQRLDPSGQGLWDPASEYIYFCSKHFEENCFELVGISGYHRLKEGAVPTIFESFSKLRRPTKTKGHSYPRGPPDVSRLRRCRKRCSKSRGPTTPFSPPPPADVACFPVEEASAPAALPASPTVRLEAGLSSPFSDLLGPLGAQADEAGCSAQPSPEREPERQSSPLEPRPVSPSAYMLRLPPPAGAYIQNEHSYQVGSALLWKRRAEAALDALDKAQRQLQACKRREQRLRLRLSKLQQERAREKRAQADARQTLKEHVQDFAMQLSNSMV; encoded by the exons ATGCCGCGTCACTGCTCCGCCGCCGGCTGCTGCACAAGGGACACACGCGAGACGCGCAACCGCGGCATCTCTTTCCACAG ACTTCCCAAGAAGGACAACCCGAGGCGAGGCTTGTGGCTGGCCAACTGCCAGCGGCTGGACCCCAGCGGCCAGGGCCTGTGGGACCCGGCTTCCGAGTACATCTACTTCTGCTCCAAGCACTTCGAGGAGAACTGCTTTGAGCTGGTGGGAATCAG CGGGTATCACAGGCTGAAGGAGGGGGCAGTTCCTACGATATTTGAGTCTTTCTCCAAGTTACGCCGGCCAACCAAGACCAAGGGGCACAGTTACCCACGCGGCCCTCCCGACGTCAGCCGGCTCCGGCGATGCAGGAAGCG cTGCTCTAAGAGCCGGGGACCCACGACTCCATTTTCTCCACCTCCACCTGCTGATGTTGCCTGTTTTCCTGTGGAAGAGGCCTCAGCGCCTGCTGCTTTGCCTGCCTCCCCCACTGTGAGGCTGGAGGCTGGCCTCAGCAGCCCCTTCTCAGacctcttggggcccctgggtgcccaGGCAGATGAAGCGGGCTGCAGCGCCCAGCCCTCACCGGAGCGGGAGCCAGAGCGGCAGTCATCCCCCCTTGAGCCACGGCCTGTCTCCCCCTCAGCCTACATGCTTCGCCTCCCGCCCCCAGCAGGAGCCTATATCCAGAATGAGCACAGCTATCAGGTGGGCAGTGCCCTGCTCTGGAAACGGCGGGCCGAGGCTGCACTTGATGCCCTGGACAAGGCCCAACGCCAGCTGCAGGCTTGCAAGCGGCGAGAGCagcggctgcggctgcggctgAGCAAGCTGCAGCAGGAGCGAGCACGGGAGAAGCGGGCACAGGCAGATGCCCGCCAGACTCTGAAGGAGCATGTACAGGACTTTGCCATGCAGCTGAGCAACAGCATGGTTTGA